The Deltaproteobacteria bacterium genome window below encodes:
- the gpmI gene encoding 2,3-bisphosphoglycerate-independent phosphoglycerate mutase, with the protein MDLKKVCLIVLDGWGINPENDSNAVLLASTPNYDRLVREYPVSSIDTSGFSVGLPEGQMGNSEVGHLTMGAGRIVYQELVRISRAIKEGELESRPMIGELASELKRRGSALHLMGLLSDGGVHSHIEHLFGLLDIFKRKGVERIYIHAILDGRDTPPSSGALYMESLLSYLAKNKSPARVATVCGRYYAMDRDNRWERVKKAYEAIAEGAGAIAEDPLEAVKAAYSRNETDEFVQPTVLVREGRPVAPVSDGDAVLFFNFRSDRAREITRAFVDEGFTGFERKARRALSRFVCMTEYDQRLGLPVLFAPQALRNILADVLSTRGLKQFRVSETEKYAHVTFFFNGGREEPFEGEERLLIPSAQDVPTYDKKPEMRALEIAEAASLKIREGRYSFMLMNFANCDMVGHTGILDAAIKACEAVDRALGIVTGAALENGWSVLITADHGNAEQMKDPSSGEAHTAHTTNLAPFIMVDPDMKGTRLKDGGLDDVAPTVLKLMGLPQPSEMTGKPLF; encoded by the coding sequence CTGGATTTGAAAAAGGTCTGCCTGATCGTGCTCGACGGATGGGGCATCAACCCCGAGAACGACTCGAATGCCGTGCTCCTGGCCTCGACCCCCAATTATGACCGGCTGGTCCGGGAATATCCCGTGTCGTCAATAGACACCTCCGGATTTTCAGTGGGCCTCCCTGAGGGGCAGATGGGGAATTCCGAGGTCGGCCATCTCACAATGGGCGCGGGAAGGATCGTATACCAGGAGCTCGTAAGGATATCCAGGGCCATAAAGGAAGGCGAGCTTGAATCCCGCCCCATGATCGGAGAACTCGCAAGCGAGCTCAAACGGAGGGGCAGCGCGCTCCATCTTATGGGCCTTCTCTCGGACGGCGGGGTGCACAGCCATATAGAGCACCTCTTCGGCCTGCTCGACATCTTCAAGAGAAAGGGTGTGGAGAGGATCTACATACATGCTATACTCGACGGCAGGGACACTCCTCCATCGAGCGGCGCTCTCTACATGGAGTCGCTCCTTTCATACCTTGCGAAGAACAAATCGCCTGCCAGGGTGGCCACCGTGTGCGGCAGGTATTACGCTATGGACCGGGACAACAGGTGGGAGCGCGTAAAGAAGGCGTATGAAGCGATTGCGGAGGGAGCCGGAGCAATCGCCGAAGACCCTCTCGAGGCCGTGAAGGCGGCTTACTCCAGGAATGAAACTGACGAGTTCGTCCAGCCTACGGTGCTGGTCCGGGAAGGAAGGCCCGTAGCCCCGGTCTCGGACGGAGACGCCGTCCTCTTTTTCAATTTCAGGTCGGACAGGGCAAGGGAGATAACAAGGGCCTTCGTGGACGAGGGCTTTACCGGCTTCGAGAGGAAGGCGAGACGCGCCCTTTCGAGATTCGTCTGCATGACCGAATACGACCAAAGGCTCGGGCTTCCGGTCCTTTTTGCTCCTCAGGCGCTCCGGAACATACTGGCGGACGTCCTCTCTACCAGGGGGCTTAAGCAGTTCAGGGTGTCCGAGACCGAGAAGTACGCCCATGTGACCTTTTTCTTTAACGGCGGCAGGGAAGAGCCGTTCGAAGGCGAGGAGAGGCTCCTTATCCCGTCGGCGCAGGATGTGCCGACATACGACAAAAAGCCCGAGATGAGGGCCCTTGAGATAGCCGAGGCCGCTTCACTCAAGATAAGGGAGGGGCGCTATTCCTTCATGCTGATGAATTTCGCGAACTGTGACATGGTCGGCCATACCGGGATCCTGGATGCCGCGATCAAGGCCTGCGAGGCGGTGGACCGGGCCCTGGGCATCGTGACCGGGGCGGCCCTTGAAAACGGCTGGTCGGTTTTGATAACCGCCGACCACGGTAACGCCGAGCAGATGAAAGACCCTTCGAGCGGCGAGGCCCATACGGCCCACACAACGAACCTTGCTCCGTTCATAATGGTAGACCCGGATATGAAAGGGACGAGGCTCAAGGACGGCGGGCTTGACGACGTCGCGCCGACTGTCCTTAAGCTCATGGGACTACCCCAGCCCTCTGAGATGACCGGCAAGCCTCTTTTTTGA